In Streptomyces hawaiiensis, one genomic interval encodes:
- a CDS encoding dienelactone hydrolase family protein: protein MDAHEALGRRTFVVGAGTALLGGGAVSGARAAVVDGPLPDFHPALKDALTFPLAWGRSPIRDVRAWRRTARATVEEHLLVERQDVTPYAPEFTGRSRTRDYTRELVTVSLTRYERVRGVLLTPHGRGPFPAVLLLHDHGARFDIGKEKLVRPWYDDTRLASARAWAEKYFSGRFVGDELARRGYVVLCLDALGWGERGPLAYEQQQALAANFYNLGSSLAGLMAREDQRAAAFLAGLDRVDARRVAAVGFSMGAYRAWQTAALSGHVAASASVCWMTGLKEMMVPGNNTLRGQSAYYMLHPGLARHLDIPDVASIAAPKPMLFFDGGLDTLFPAEGVRVAYDKLRAVWRAHHAEERIRMKTWPELGHVFTDRMQDEVVSWLDDVL, encoded by the coding sequence ATGGACGCCCATGAGGCGCTGGGGCGACGGACGTTCGTGGTCGGGGCGGGGACCGCGCTGCTGGGCGGGGGAGCGGTGAGCGGGGCGCGGGCGGCGGTCGTGGACGGTCCGCTGCCCGACTTCCACCCGGCGCTGAAGGACGCCCTGACCTTCCCGCTCGCCTGGGGCCGGTCCCCGATCCGCGACGTCCGCGCCTGGCGGCGTACCGCCCGGGCCACCGTCGAGGAGCACCTCCTCGTCGAGCGGCAGGACGTCACGCCGTACGCGCCGGAGTTCACCGGCCGTTCCCGGACGCGTGACTACACCCGCGAGCTGGTGACCGTGTCCCTCACCCGCTACGAACGGGTCCGCGGCGTCCTGCTGACCCCGCACGGCCGCGGGCCCTTCCCCGCGGTGCTGCTCCTGCACGACCACGGCGCCAGGTTCGACATCGGCAAGGAGAAACTCGTCCGGCCCTGGTACGACGACACGCGGCTCGCGTCCGCCCGAGCGTGGGCCGAGAAGTACTTCAGCGGGCGGTTCGTCGGCGACGAACTGGCCCGGCGCGGCTATGTGGTGCTGTGCCTGGACGCGCTCGGCTGGGGCGAGCGCGGGCCCCTGGCCTACGAGCAGCAGCAGGCCCTGGCCGCCAACTTCTACAACCTCGGCTCCTCACTCGCCGGGCTCATGGCCCGCGAGGACCAGCGGGCCGCCGCGTTCCTGGCGGGCCTCGACCGGGTGGACGCCCGGCGGGTCGCGGCCGTCGGCTTTTCCATGGGCGCCTACCGGGCCTGGCAGACCGCCGCCCTCAGCGGTCACGTCGCGGCCTCCGCGAGCGTGTGCTGGATGACCGGCCTGAAGGAGATGATGGTGCCCGGCAACAACACGCTGCGCGGGCAGTCGGCGTACTACATGCTCCACCCCGGCCTCGCCCGGCACCTCGACATCCCCGACGTGGCGAGCATCGCCGCACCCAAGCCGATGCTGTTCTTCGACGGTGGACTCGACACGCTGTTCCCGGCCGAGGGGGTGCGGGTCGCGTACGACAAGCTGCGTGCCGTCTGGCGCGCGCACCACGCCGAGGAGCGGATACGGATGAAGACGTGGCCGGAGCTCGGCCACGTCTTCACCGACAGGATGCAGGACGAGGTCGTCAGCTGGCTCGACGACGTCCTGTGA
- a CDS encoding family 43 glycosylhydrolase codes for MRPRIARTLLLPFLALTGLLLTFLSAPPSTADPGAPPVKHSKYAGYLFAYFTGEGTADGEQIRYALSRGNDPLHWRELNAGKPVLTSTTGEKGLRDPFVIRSPKGDKFYLIATDLRMYKNSSGSWDQVQRHGSKSIMVWESTDLVHWTDQRLVKVSPDSAGNTWAPEAYWDDKLGEYVVFWASKLYADDDPDHKGNTYNKMLYATTKDFRTFSEPKVWNDPGYSVIDSTVVKYKDEYYRYTKDERDPSSSSPCSKFITGEKSTSLTSTKYDFVADCVGKGAMDRGEGPTVFKSNTEKKWYLFIDEYGGRGYLPFETTDLASGKWTPSTDYQLPASPRHGTVLPVTQKEYDRLLAAYPSTPTSVVDATAKHQKGYSIVTDSASKVVLPLEPDADPRNLAPKLWVGEGAKLSPKSGTRRDFRTPQKYTVTAADGTQRTWTVEAVRTRSPILPGLNADPDVHYLNGQYWIYPTTDGFQGWSGTRFKAYSSKDLVNWKDHGVILDLGPDVSWADNNAWAPAIAERNGKYYFYFCAEQQIGVAVADSPAGPFKDALGKPLVAKGGSLKGQMIDPAVFTDDDGQAYLYWGNGHGYVVPLNDDMVSYDASKVQDITPDNFREGSFVIKRKGTYYFMWSEDDTRSENYHVAYATGPSPLGPWTKRGTILEKRPEYGILGTGHHSVVNTPGTDDWYAVYHRFALNGPGRPGGDGMHRETTIDRMEFAADGTIKPVIPTLEGIKPVRR; via the coding sequence ATGCGCCCCCGCATCGCCCGCACGCTCCTGCTTCCGTTCCTTGCCCTGACCGGCCTCCTCCTGACCTTTCTCTCGGCACCGCCCAGCACCGCAGACCCCGGAGCCCCACCCGTGAAGCACAGCAAGTACGCCGGCTATCTCTTCGCCTACTTCACCGGCGAGGGCACCGCCGACGGCGAGCAGATCCGCTACGCCCTCAGCCGCGGCAACGACCCGCTGCACTGGCGCGAGCTGAACGCCGGCAAGCCGGTGCTGACGTCCACGACCGGCGAGAAGGGCCTGCGCGACCCGTTCGTCATCCGCTCCCCCAAGGGCGACAAGTTCTACCTGATCGCCACCGACCTGCGGATGTACAAGAACTCCAGCGGCAGCTGGGACCAGGTCCAGCGGCACGGCAGCAAGTCGATCATGGTCTGGGAGTCCACCGACCTGGTCCACTGGACCGACCAGCGCCTGGTGAAGGTCTCCCCGGACAGCGCGGGCAACACCTGGGCCCCGGAGGCCTACTGGGACGACAAACTCGGTGAGTACGTCGTCTTCTGGGCGTCGAAGCTGTACGCCGACGACGACCCGGACCACAAGGGCAACACGTACAACAAGATGCTGTACGCGACCACCAAGGACTTCCGCACCTTCAGCGAGCCGAAGGTCTGGAACGACCCGGGCTACTCGGTGATCGACTCCACGGTCGTGAAGTACAAGGACGAGTACTACCGCTACACCAAGGACGAGCGCGACCCCAGCTCCTCCAGCCCCTGCTCGAAGTTCATCACCGGGGAGAAGTCCACCTCCCTGACCTCGACGAAGTACGACTTCGTGGCCGACTGCGTCGGCAAGGGCGCGATGGACCGCGGTGAGGGCCCGACGGTGTTCAAATCGAACACCGAGAAGAAGTGGTACCTGTTCATCGACGAGTACGGAGGCCGCGGCTACCTCCCCTTCGAGACCACCGACCTCGCTTCGGGCAAGTGGACCCCGTCCACGGACTACCAGCTCCCGGCGAGCCCCCGGCACGGCACGGTCCTGCCGGTGACGCAGAAGGAGTACGACCGCCTGCTGGCCGCCTACCCGTCCACACCCACCTCGGTCGTAGACGCGACGGCGAAGCACCAGAAGGGGTACTCGATCGTCACGGACAGCGCCTCGAAGGTCGTCCTGCCCCTCGAGCCGGACGCCGATCCGCGAAACCTCGCCCCCAAGCTGTGGGTCGGTGAGGGCGCGAAGCTCAGCCCGAAGTCCGGCACGCGCCGCGACTTCCGCACGCCGCAGAAGTACACGGTCACGGCCGCCGACGGCACCCAGCGCACCTGGACGGTCGAGGCGGTCCGCACCCGCAGCCCGATCCTGCCGGGCCTGAACGCCGACCCCGACGTGCACTACCTGAACGGCCAGTACTGGATCTACCCGACGACGGACGGCTTCCAGGGCTGGAGCGGCACCAGGTTCAAGGCGTACTCGTCGAAGGATCTGGTCAACTGGAAGGACCACGGCGTCATCCTCGACCTCGGGCCGGACGTGAGCTGGGCCGACAACAACGCCTGGGCACCCGCGATCGCCGAGCGGAACGGCAAGTACTACTTCTACTTCTGCGCCGAGCAGCAGATCGGAGTCGCGGTGGCGGACTCCCCCGCCGGCCCCTTCAAGGACGCGCTCGGCAAGCCCCTGGTCGCCAAGGGCGGATCGCTGAAGGGCCAGATGATCGACCCGGCGGTCTTCACGGACGACGACGGCCAGGCCTACCTGTACTGGGGCAACGGCCACGGGTACGTGGTGCCGCTCAACGACGACATGGTGTCGTACGACGCGTCGAAGGTGCAGGACATCACCCCGGACAACTTCCGCGAGGGCTCCTTCGTGATCAAGCGGAAGGGCACGTACTACTTCATGTGGTCGGAGGACGACACCCGCAGCGAGAACTACCACGTGGCGTACGCGACGGGACCGTCCCCGCTCGGCCCGTGGACCAAGCGCGGGACGATCCTCGAGAAGCGGCCCGAGTACGGCATCCTCGGCACCGGCCACCACTCGGTGGTGAACACCCCCGGCACCGACGACTGGTACGCCGTCTACCACCGCTTCGCCCTCAACGGCCCCGGCAGGCCGGGCGGCGACGGCATGCACCGGGAGACCACCATCGACCGCATGGAGTTCGCGGCCGACGGGACGATCAAGCCCGTGATACCGACCCTGGAGGGCATCAAACCGGTACGGCGGTGA
- a CDS encoding pectate lyase, translating to MTAPAEQRVRHRRRVTKRRAVIAAVSAFGITGAAIVTTSMLSTAGAASSWPTDKGKTPVSKTIPVSGVRDGGMKMFYGTGALGGGSQDEGQAPLFELADGAVLKNVIIGTPAADGVHCKGSCTLQNVWWTDVGEDAASFKGKSSSAVYKVIGGGARNADDKVLQFNGAGTLNVSGFQVQNAGKLVRSCGNCKTQYKRTIVLSDIDVTAPMNSIVGVNANYGDTATLSKIRIHGDSKKKIKTCVRFEGNNTGKEPKELTPPGPDGKSCKFKASDISYQ from the coding sequence ATGACTGCACCAGCAGAACAGCGCGTCCGCCACCGCCGCAGGGTCACCAAGCGGCGGGCGGTGATCGCCGCGGTGTCCGCGTTCGGCATCACGGGGGCGGCGATCGTCACCACGTCGATGCTGTCGACGGCGGGCGCCGCGTCCTCCTGGCCCACGGACAAGGGCAAGACGCCCGTTTCCAAGACCATCCCGGTCTCCGGTGTGCGCGACGGCGGGATGAAGATGTTCTACGGCACCGGCGCGCTCGGCGGCGGCAGCCAGGACGAGGGTCAGGCCCCGCTCTTCGAGCTGGCCGACGGCGCCGTCCTCAAGAACGTCATCATCGGCACCCCGGCAGCGGACGGTGTGCACTGCAAGGGCAGTTGCACGCTGCAGAACGTCTGGTGGACGGACGTCGGCGAGGACGCGGCCAGCTTCAAGGGCAAGTCCTCGTCCGCGGTGTACAAGGTGATCGGCGGTGGCGCGCGGAACGCCGACGACAAGGTGCTGCAGTTCAACGGCGCCGGCACCCTGAACGTGTCCGGCTTCCAGGTTCAGAACGCCGGCAAGCTGGTCCGTTCCTGCGGCAACTGCAAGACGCAGTACAAGCGCACGATCGTGCTCAGCGACATCGACGTGACGGCGCCGATGAACTCGATCGTCGGAGTGAACGCCAACTACGGCGACACGGCGACGCTGTCGAAGATCCGTATCCACGGCGACAGCAAGAAGAAGATCAAGACGTGTGTGCGCTTCGAGGGCAACAACACGGGCAAAGAGCCCAAGGAGCTGACGCCGCCCGGCCCGGACGGCAAGAGCTGCAAGTTCAAGGCCTCCGACATCAGCTACCAGTAG
- a CDS encoding ABC transporter substrate-binding protein, which yields MKISNRTSSRGGRRTSAAVALGAVLALTATACGDDGSGAGGDKGADGSGKGKIVFWDNNGGVRTESWKEIIADFEKANPDIEVDYVGIASTEYQSKVDTALQGGGLPDVGGVGAAMLAGFAAQGALEPLDERLGSSSLNGKLNKDMVESLKAAGGGDDKLYSIPTSANNGVLYYRTDLFEKAGLQAPTTWDRFYEAAKKLTNAGKNEFGYTIRGGAGSIAQALDAMYGQSGITSFWDSSGEKTTVNDPKNVAALEKYAALYKKVTPAADLNNDFTKMVAQWDSGTIGMLNHNLGSYQDHVKALGVEKFRGIPQPVGSSGKRVQVSNPVDGLGLFKSGKNKDAAWKFIEFATSRAENSKFNEAAGQVPSNTDAAKDAWISKAEPTKLAADALSDGSTTIVQLPYYLPDWNTISKADNEPNFQKVLLGKMSAKEFLDTMAEQLNAAQEEWDQQNG from the coding sequence ATGAAGATCAGCAATCGCACCAGCAGCAGAGGCGGGCGCCGCACCTCGGCCGCCGTCGCCCTGGGGGCCGTGCTCGCGCTGACCGCGACCGCCTGCGGCGACGACGGCAGCGGGGCGGGCGGCGACAAGGGCGCCGACGGAAGCGGCAAGGGCAAGATCGTCTTCTGGGACAACAACGGCGGTGTCCGCACCGAGAGCTGGAAGGAGATCATCGCCGACTTCGAGAAGGCCAACCCGGACATCGAGGTCGACTACGTCGGGATCGCCTCGACCGAGTACCAGTCGAAGGTCGACACGGCCCTCCAGGGCGGCGGCCTGCCGGACGTCGGCGGTGTGGGCGCGGCGATGCTCGCGGGGTTCGCCGCGCAGGGCGCGCTGGAGCCGCTCGACGAGCGGCTCGGCTCGTCGTCCCTGAACGGCAAGCTCAACAAGGACATGGTCGAGTCGCTGAAGGCCGCCGGCGGCGGGGACGACAAGCTGTACTCGATCCCGACCTCCGCGAACAACGGTGTGCTGTACTACCGCACCGATCTGTTCGAGAAGGCGGGGCTCCAGGCGCCGACGACGTGGGACCGGTTCTACGAGGCCGCGAAGAAGCTGACGAACGCGGGCAAGAACGAGTTCGGCTACACCATTCGCGGCGGTGCGGGTTCCATCGCCCAGGCGCTGGACGCCATGTACGGGCAGTCCGGCATCACGTCGTTCTGGGACTCCAGTGGTGAGAAGACCACGGTCAACGACCCCAAGAACGTGGCGGCGCTGGAGAAGTACGCGGCGCTGTACAAGAAGGTCACTCCGGCCGCCGACCTCAACAACGACTTCACGAAGATGGTCGCGCAGTGGGACTCCGGCACGATCGGGATGCTGAACCACAACCTCGGGTCGTACCAGGACCATGTGAAGGCGCTCGGGGTCGAGAAGTTCCGGGGCATTCCCCAGCCGGTCGGCTCCTCCGGCAAGCGGGTGCAGGTGTCCAACCCCGTGGACGGGCTCGGGCTGTTCAAGAGCGGCAAAAACAAGGACGCGGCCTGGAAGTTCATCGAGTTCGCCACGTCCAGGGCGGAGAACTCGAAGTTCAACGAGGCGGCGGGGCAGGTGCCGTCGAACACGGACGCGGCGAAGGACGCGTGGATCTCGAAGGCCGAGCCGACGAAGCTGGCCGCTGACGCGTTGTCGGACGGGTCGACGACGATTGTGCAGCTGCCGTATTACCTGCCGGACTGGAACACGATATCCAAGGCCGACAACGAGCCGAACTTCCAGAAGGTGCTGCTGGGGAAGATGAGTGCGAAGGAATTCCTGGACACGATGGCTGAGCAGCTGAATGCCGCGCAGGAGGAGTGGGACCAGCAGAACGGGTAG
- a CDS encoding right-handed parallel beta-helix repeat-containing protein: MLPSAGRHRRTRTLSIAAAVACAAGAGGVYLGLSTGGAQAASTTVTVSAAAQLEQAVKHATAGTVIQVRGGTYYPAATLKSTADGTSSAPITLRAYGAEKVRIDGSKLPAGSWLAGIYGDHWTVQDLAFVNSPAQGFVATSSVGGIFRNLVTADNGGSGFTLRGDGTTGNLVQNLDSHGNYDPAGHGQNADGIAVTFGSGTGNRITGGRLYGNADDGLDLWQFSSPVTIEHSWAFGNGENRWNDAAFEGNGNGFKLGGGGASVAHVVNDNAAWDNTLHGFTEGSNTAAIALNRNTAYANAGNGFSFATGKARLGGNLAVGDKGGAAKLGSSTVSAGNAWDSGIATPPFRSTDAAGAYGARRADGSLPPTTFLTTGSTTIGSTMD, encoded by the coding sequence GTGCTGCCGAGCGCCGGACGTCATCGCAGGACCCGTACGCTCTCCATCGCCGCAGCCGTGGCCTGTGCCGCGGGGGCCGGCGGCGTCTACCTCGGGCTGTCGACCGGCGGCGCGCAGGCCGCCTCGACGACGGTCACCGTCAGCGCCGCGGCCCAGCTCGAACAGGCCGTGAAGCACGCCACCGCCGGCACCGTGATCCAGGTCCGCGGCGGCACCTACTACCCGGCCGCCACCCTCAAGTCCACGGCCGACGGCACGAGTTCCGCGCCCATCACCCTGCGGGCGTACGGCGCTGAGAAGGTGCGGATCGACGGATCCAAGCTGCCCGCCGGGTCCTGGCTGGCCGGGATCTACGGCGACCACTGGACCGTCCAGGACCTCGCCTTCGTCAACTCCCCGGCCCAGGGTTTCGTCGCCACGTCCTCGGTCGGCGGCATCTTCAGGAACCTGGTCACCGCGGACAACGGCGGCTCCGGCTTCACCCTGCGCGGCGACGGCACCACCGGCAACCTCGTGCAGAACCTGGACAGTCACGGCAACTACGACCCGGCCGGACACGGCCAGAACGCCGACGGCATCGCCGTCACGTTCGGCTCCGGCACCGGCAACCGGATCACCGGAGGCCGGCTGTACGGCAACGCCGACGACGGCCTCGACCTGTGGCAGTTCTCCTCGCCGGTCACCATCGAGCACTCCTGGGCCTTCGGCAACGGCGAGAACCGCTGGAACGACGCGGCCTTCGAGGGCAACGGCAACGGCTTCAAGCTGGGGGGCGGGGGCGCGTCCGTCGCCCATGTCGTCAACGACAACGCGGCCTGGGACAACACCCTGCACGGCTTCACCGAGGGCTCCAACACCGCAGCCATCGCCCTGAACCGCAACACCGCGTACGCCAACGCCGGGAACGGCTTCTCCTTCGCCACCGGCAAGGCCCGCCTCGGCGGGAACCTCGCCGTCGGCGACAAGGGCGGGGCGGCGAAGCTCGGCTCCTCGACGGTCTCCGCCGGCAACGCCTGGGACAGTGGCATCGCCACCCCGCCCTTCCGGTCGACGGACGCGGCGGGCGCGTACGGGGCGCGCCGGGCGGACGGTTCCCTGCCCCCGACGACGTTCCTGACGACCGGCTCCACGACCATCGGCTCGACGATGGACTAG
- a CDS encoding pectate lyase family protein, translating to MHLQKCHDHVMARAGVLVGCTALVLSLSGTGAHAQPRDLARQTLGAGDGWGSHGTGTIGGSEADAEHVYTVTTWEQFRAALKDGGSAPRIIKVKGVIDAVSEGCDAFAAEGYDFQKYLAAYDPSAWGHDKPVSGEQEDLRAASAAAQDKTIKASVPADTTIVGVGKGSGIRGGSLQIKGVDNVIVRNLAFEAPVDCFPQWDPTDDNKTGAWNSEYDGVVVYGSTHVWIDHNTLTDGRYPDSSLPTYFGKIYQQHDGLVDIVRGANHVTVSWNSFEDHDKTMLIGNSDGAAADDTGKLKVTLHHNRFEGIVERAPRVRFGQVDAYNNHFVVTKDQPYAYTFGIGASSQLHATDNAFSLPAGIGVGKTLKKWNESPLTAENNYVNGKRTDLIAVHNAEIPSEILKSGAGWKPVLRTKVDSPKAVPRIVDRQAGAGRIC from the coding sequence ATGCACCTTCAGAAGTGTCATGATCATGTCATGGCGAGAGCCGGCGTGCTCGTCGGCTGCACCGCGCTCGTGCTGTCCCTGAGCGGCACCGGCGCGCACGCCCAGCCACGGGATCTCGCCCGGCAGACCCTCGGGGCCGGCGACGGCTGGGGCTCCCACGGCACCGGTACCATCGGCGGCTCCGAGGCCGACGCGGAGCACGTCTACACCGTCACCACCTGGGAGCAGTTCCGGGCCGCCCTGAAGGACGGCGGGTCGGCGCCCAGGATCATCAAGGTGAAAGGGGTGATCGACGCCGTCTCCGAGGGCTGCGACGCCTTCGCGGCCGAGGGTTACGACTTCCAGAAGTACCTCGCCGCCTATGACCCCTCCGCCTGGGGCCACGACAAGCCGGTCAGCGGTGAGCAGGAGGACCTGCGGGCCGCGTCCGCCGCCGCGCAGGACAAGACCATCAAGGCGAGCGTGCCCGCCGACACCACCATCGTGGGCGTGGGGAAGGGCTCCGGGATCCGCGGCGGCAGCTTGCAGATCAAGGGCGTGGACAACGTCATCGTCCGCAACCTCGCCTTCGAGGCCCCGGTCGACTGCTTCCCGCAGTGGGACCCGACCGACGACAACAAGACCGGCGCCTGGAACTCCGAGTACGACGGCGTGGTGGTGTACGGCTCTACCCATGTGTGGATCGACCACAACACCCTCACCGACGGGCGCTACCCCGACAGCAGCCTGCCGACCTACTTCGGCAAGATCTACCAGCAGCACGACGGCCTCGTCGACATCGTGCGCGGCGCCAACCACGTGACGGTGTCCTGGAACTCCTTCGAGGACCACGACAAGACCATGCTGATCGGCAACAGCGACGGTGCCGCCGCCGACGACACGGGCAAACTCAAGGTCACGCTGCACCACAACCGCTTCGAGGGCATCGTCGAGCGGGCCCCGCGCGTGCGGTTCGGGCAGGTCGACGCGTACAACAACCACTTCGTGGTGACCAAGGACCAGCCGTACGCCTACACCTTCGGCATCGGCGCCTCCTCGCAGCTCCACGCCACGGACAACGCGTTCTCGCTGCCCGCCGGCATCGGCGTCGGCAAGACCCTGAAGAAGTGGAACGAGTCGCCGCTCACCGCCGAGAACAACTACGTCAACGGCAAGCGGACCGACCTCATCGCCGTGCACAACGCGGAGATCCCCAGCGAGATCCTCAAGTCCGGCGCGGGCTGGAAGCCGGTCCTGCGCACGAAGGTCGACTCGCCGAAGGCCGTTCCGCGGATCGTCGACCGGCAGGCCGGCGCGGGCCGGATCTGCTGA
- a CDS encoding SigE family RNA polymerase sigma factor — translation MGTVVDDAASVEFHAFFERHYAELSRLAHLLTGEPDTADDLAADALLALWHRWDRVRAADHPAAYARGVVANLARTRIRSAVRERRRIALFWSQREENTENPDIAGVVDVQEALRMLPFRKRACVVLRHAFDLSEKDTALALGVSVGTVKSQTSKGMAELQRLLGTQGVPQRMHAALVAPRRSPAVEGVRTGEGGGRDR, via the coding sequence GTGGGCACAGTCGTCGACGACGCCGCCTCCGTGGAGTTCCACGCCTTCTTCGAGCGCCACTACGCCGAACTGTCCCGCCTCGCCCATCTGCTGACGGGCGAGCCGGACACCGCCGACGACCTGGCGGCGGACGCGTTGCTGGCGCTGTGGCACCGCTGGGACCGGGTGCGCGCGGCCGACCATCCGGCGGCGTACGCGCGCGGTGTGGTCGCCAACCTGGCCCGGACCCGCATCCGCAGCGCGGTGCGTGAGCGGCGGCGCATCGCCCTGTTCTGGTCGCAGCGCGAGGAGAACACCGAGAACCCGGACATCGCGGGCGTGGTCGACGTGCAGGAGGCCCTGCGCATGCTGCCGTTCCGCAAGCGGGCCTGTGTGGTGCTGCGGCACGCGTTCGACCTGTCGGAGAAGGACACCGCGCTGGCACTGGGTGTGTCGGTGGGTACGGTGAAGAGCCAGACCTCGAAGGGAATGGCCGAACTCCAGCGGTTGCTGGGGACGCAGGGAGTGCCGCAGCGGATGCACGCGGCGCTGGTCGCTCCCCGCCGCTCGCCCGCCGTGGAGGGTGTGCGCACCGGCGAGGGCGGAGGGAGGGACCGATGA
- a CDS encoding pectinesterase family protein — MPLSRRGFLTVSAGAGAALGPASVPARAAGRPRPFGRYGSPAARLTPRTLYVHPGGAGDVTTVRDAVAAANGAGHTLVIAPGTYRETVAVDRTRTGMTWIGASENPRDVVVVYDNAAGTPKPGGGTHGTTGSATTTLQADGFTARWITFANDWLRADHPGTTGTQAVALKVQGDRSAFHHCRFLGHQDTLYADSMALGTFARQYFTHCYAEGDVDFVFGRATAVFEQCHFRTLTRTDLAGAPYGFVFAPSTAGANPLGYLVTRSRVSSEAPDGYYKLARPWVPSFDTTARPMLTVRDTRLGPGIDAVAPYANMSDSHPWQAQRFAEYRNTGPGAAVPVPENRPRLSREQARSHTRQTYLGDWRPYGRP; from the coding sequence ATGCCCCTGTCCAGAAGAGGATTCCTGACAGTGAGTGCCGGAGCGGGCGCCGCGCTCGGTCCGGCCTCCGTTCCCGCACGGGCCGCCGGCCGCCCGCGCCCGTTCGGCCGGTACGGCTCACCGGCCGCGCGCCTGACTCCCAGGACGCTCTACGTCCATCCGGGCGGCGCCGGGGACGTCACCACCGTCCGGGACGCGGTGGCCGCGGCGAACGGGGCCGGGCACACCCTCGTCATCGCCCCCGGCACCTACCGGGAGACAGTCGCCGTCGACCGCACCCGCACGGGGATGACCTGGATCGGGGCGAGCGAGAACCCCCGTGACGTCGTCGTCGTGTACGACAACGCGGCCGGAACCCCCAAGCCCGGCGGCGGCACCCACGGCACCACCGGCTCGGCCACCACCACCCTGCAGGCCGACGGCTTCACCGCCCGCTGGATCACCTTCGCCAACGACTGGCTGCGCGCCGACCACCCCGGGACCACCGGCACCCAGGCCGTCGCCCTCAAGGTCCAGGGCGACCGGTCCGCCTTCCACCACTGCCGGTTCCTCGGCCACCAGGACACCCTGTACGCCGACTCCATGGCCCTGGGCACCTTCGCCCGCCAATACTTCACCCACTGCTACGCCGAGGGCGACGTCGACTTCGTCTTCGGACGGGCGACCGCGGTCTTCGAGCAGTGCCACTTCCGGACCCTGACACGGACCGACCTGGCCGGCGCCCCCTACGGGTTCGTCTTCGCGCCGTCGACCGCCGGCGCCAATCCGCTCGGTTACCTGGTGACCCGCAGCCGCGTCAGCAGTGAGGCACCCGACGGCTACTACAAGCTGGCCCGGCCCTGGGTGCCCAGCTTCGACACCACCGCCCGCCCCATGCTCACCGTGCGGGACACCCGGCTCGGCCCGGGCATCGACGCGGTCGCGCCCTACGCCAACATGTCGGACTCCCACCCGTGGCAGGCCCAGCGGTTCGCCGAGTACCGGAACACGGGGCCGGGGGCGGCGGTCCCCGTCCCCGAGAACCGGCCCCGACTGAGCCGCGAGCAGGCCCGGTCGCACACCAGGCAGACCTACCTGGGTGACTGGCGGCCGTATGGACGCCCATGA
- a CDS encoding rhamnogalacturonan acetylesterase produces the protein MSLSRRQVAVAAAAVPLAFAATGTAHAGARRTPILYIAGDSTAAQKYKDAAPETGWGMAIPFFLQSSRLAVSNHAVNGRSSKSFVDEGRLKGILSAIRPGDFLLVQFAHNDEKAEDPTRYTEPWTTYQQYLRMYLDGARARGARPVLATSVERRRFDAAGKALPTHGEYPAAMRALAAEERVPLLDVQALSLALWQRLGVEETKKYFNWTATEQDNTHFNPPGAIEVARLVARELLRTRVLGPRDVRRLDGRIPESWITWPEAAA, from the coding sequence GTGTCTCTGAGTCGTAGACAGGTTGCTGTTGCCGCGGCCGCCGTGCCCCTGGCGTTTGCCGCCACCGGTACCGCTCACGCCGGTGCCCGTCGTACCCCCATCCTCTACATCGCCGGTGATTCCACCGCCGCGCAGAAGTACAAGGACGCCGCGCCCGAGACCGGGTGGGGAATGGCGATTCCCTTCTTTCTGCAGAGCTCCCGGCTTGCTGTGTCCAATCACGCCGTGAACGGGCGGAGTTCGAAGAGCTTTGTCGACGAGGGGCGGCTGAAGGGGATCCTGTCCGCCATTCGGCCGGGGGACTTCCTCCTCGTGCAGTTCGCTCACAACGACGAGAAGGCGGAGGACCCCACCCGGTACACCGAGCCCTGGACGACGTATCAGCAGTATCTGCGGATGTACCTCGACGGGGCCCGGGCCCGTGGGGCGCGGCCGGTGCTGGCGACCTCCGTGGAGCGGCGGCGGTTCGACGCCGCCGGGAAGGCCCTGCCGACGCACGGGGAGTACCCCGCGGCCATGCGGGCGCTCGCCGCCGAGGAGCGGGTGCCACTGCTCGACGTCCAGGCGCTGTCGCTGGCCCTGTGGCAGCGGCTCGGCGTCGAGGAGACCAAGAAGTACTTCAACTGGACCGCGACCGAGCAGGACAACACGCACTTCAACCCGCCGGGGGCCATCGAGGTGGCCCGGCTCGTGGCGCGGGAGCTGCTGCGGACCCGGGTGCTCGGGCCGCGTGATGTGCGGCGGCTGGACGGGCGGATCCCCGAGTCCTGGATCACCTGGCCGGAAGCCGCCGCGTAA